Proteins encoded together in one Penaeus vannamei isolate JL-2024 chromosome 9, ASM4276789v1, whole genome shotgun sequence window:
- the LOC138862701 gene encoding GATA zinc finger domain-containing protein 14-like, whose protein sequence is MKLALAILLCVGAALRVGAQDGSYMLDSRGVEVEQGLQPSPQLFQNHQAFSQAFKERSEEMALQYSLGQVEYNDPNPEYAWAYEVDARSTGDMKSAREERRGDVVVGQYSVMDPDGSLRVVDYSVAPGTGFQATVRKEYAGEAFQGQEQRLQAQARQYSAIQQGTDYQQNRGQYSQNRNQYQENRGQYSQNNNEYQQNRNQYQYSQSRNQNLENRQNSQNRNQYQQNRDQYQQNRDQYQRNRFQSSQYSNDYQRNRYQNQQNNEYQLNPILYSQNLNEYQQDRYQNQQNRYQFSQNRNQYQHNRDQSYQSRNQYQQNFDQSYQNRNQYQQNRNQYQQSRNQYQQNFDQSYQNRDQYQQSRNQYQQSRSQYQQSRNQYQQSRNQDQQNFDQSYQNRNQYQQNRNQYQQNRDQSLSTLNNNLRYNFQRYGTNRFNQNLNRPSPSLYSQNQNYLLARYGSGSQNQYNNRVYNQYNSQQNRNQQNQGYSPISVALAPSRN, encoded by the exons ATGAAG CTGGCACTGGCGATATTACTGTGTGTGGGCGCTGCCCTAAGGGTGGGGGCGCAGGATGGCTCCTATATGCTGGATTCACGAGGCGTGGAAGTGGAGCAGGGACTCCAGCCTTCCCCACAACTCTTCCAGAACCACCAGGCCTTCTCCCAAGCCTTCAAAGAGCGCTCCGAAGAGATGGCCCTGCAGTACAGTCTTGGCCAAGTCGAGTACAATGATCCT AATCCAGAGTACGCTTGGGCTTACGAGGTCGACGCCAGATCGACCGGGGACATGAAGTCTGCCCGAGAGGAACGTCGAGGTGACGTGGTCGTGGGTCAGTACTCGGTCATGGACCCCGACGGCTCTCTGCGCGTGGTCGACTACTCGGTGGCTCCCGGCACAGGCTTCCAGGCCACCGTCCGCAAGGAGTACGCAGGCGAGGCTTTCCAGGGGCAGGAGCAGAGGCTGCAGGCTCAGGCCAGGCAGTACAGTGCTATCCAACAGGGAACCGACTACCAACAGAACCGTGGGCAATACTCACAGAACCGCAACCAGTACCAGGAAAACCGTGGCCAATACTCACAGAACAACAATGAGTACCAACAGAACCGCAACCAGTACCAATACTCACAAAGCCGCAACCAGAACCTGGAAAATAGACAAAATTCCCAGAACCGCAATCAGTATCAACAGAACCGCGATCAGTATCAACAGAACCGCGATCAATATCAGCGAAACCGCTTCCAATCCTCTCAGTACAGCAACGATTACCAACGGAACCGCTATCAGAACCAGCAGAACAATGAATACCAGCTAAACCCCATTTTGTATTCTCAGAACCTCAACGAGTACCAACAGGACCGATATCAGAATCAGCAGAACCGTTACCAATTTTCACAGAACCGAAACCAGTATCAGCATAACCGTGATCAGTCCTACCAGAGCCGCAACCAGTACCAGCAGAACTTCGACCAGTCCTATCAGAACCGCAACCAATACCAGCAAAACCGCAACCAATACCAGCAGAGCCGCAACCAATACCAGCAGAACTTCGACCAGTCCTACCAGAACCGTGACCAATACCAGCAGAGCCGCAACCAGTACCAGCAGAGCCGCAGCCAGTACCAGCAGAGCCGCAACCAGTACCAGCAGAGCCGCAACCAGGACCAGCAGAACTTCGACCAGTCCTACCAGAACCGCAACCAATACCAGCAGAATCGCAACCAATACCAACAGAACCGCGACCAAAGCCTTTCCACCCTCAACAACAACCTCAGGTACAACTTCCAGCGTTATGGAACCAACCGCTTCAATCAGAACCTGAACCGCCCTTCGCCCAGCCTCTACAGCCAGAACCAAAACTACCTTCTGGCTCGTTATGGATCCGGTTCCCAGAACCAATACAACAACCGCGTCTACAACCAGTACAACAGCCAACAGAACAGGAACCAGCAGAACCAAGGTTATTCTCCCATCAGCGTGGCTCTCGCACCCTCAAGGAACTAG
- the LOC113807053 gene encoding GATA zinc finger domain-containing protein 14, translated as MKLALAILLCVSAALRVEAQDGSYMLDSRGVEVEQGLQPSPQLFQNHQAFSQAFKERSEEMALQYSLGQVEYNDPNPEYAWAYEVDARSTGDMKSAREERRGDVVVGQYSVMDPDGSLRVVDYSVAPGTGFQATVRKEYAGEAFQGQEQTGQAQARQYSAIQQGTDYQQNRYQQNRGQYSQNRNQYQENRGQYSQNNNEYQQNRNQYQYSQSRNQNLENRQNSQNRNQYQQNRDQYQQNRDQYQRNRFQSSQYSNDYQRNRYQNQQNNEYQLNPILYSQNLNEYQQDRYQNQQNRYQFSQNRNQYQHNRDQSYQSRNQYQQNFDQSYQNRNQYQQSRNQYQQSRNQYQQNFDQSYQNRDQYQQSRNQYQQSRSQYQQSRNQYQQSRNQDQQNFDQSYQNRNQYQQNRNQYQQNRDQSLSTLNNNLRYNFQRYGTNRFNQNLNRPSPSLYSQNQNYLLARYGSGSQNQYNNRVYNQYNSQQNRNQQNQGYSPISVVLAPSRN; from the exons ATGAAG CTGGCACTGGCGATATTACTGTGTGTGAGCGCTGCCCTAAGGGTGGAGGCGCAGGATGGATCCTATATGCTGGATTCACGAGGCGTGGAAGTGGAGCAGGGACTCCAGCCTTCCCCACAACTCTTCCAGAACCACCAGGCCTTCTCCCAAGCCTTCAAAGAGCGCTCCGAAGAGATGGCCCTGCAGTACAGTCTTGGCCAAGTCGAGTACAATGATCCT AATCCAGAGTACGCTTGGGCGTACGAGGTCGACGCCAGATCGACCGGGGACATGAAGTCTGCCCGAGAGGAACGTCGAGGTGACGTGGTCGTGGGTCAGTACTCGGTCATGGACCCCGACGGCTCTCTGCGCGTGGTCGACTACTCGGTGGCTCCCGGCACAGGCTTCCAGGCCACCGTCCGCAAGGAGTACGCAGGCGAGGCTTTCCAGGGACAGGAGCAGACAGGGCAGGCTCAGGCCAGGCAGTACAGTGCTATCCAACAGGGAACCGACTACCAACAGAACCGGTACCAACAGAACCGTGGGCAATACTCACAGAACCGCAACCAATACCAGGAAAACCGTGGCCAGTACTCACAGAACAACAATGAGTACCAACAGAACCGCAACCAGTACCAATACTCACAAAGCCGCAACCAGAACCTGGAAAATAGACAAAATTCCCAGAACCGCAATCAGTATCAACAGAACCGCGATCAGTATCAACAGAACCGCGATCAATATCAGCGAAACCGCTTCCAATCCTCTCAGTACAGCAACGATTACCAACGGAACCGCTATCAGAACCAGCAGAACAATGAATACCAGCTAAACCCCATTTTGTATTCTCAGAACCTCAACGAGTACCAACAGGACCGATATCAGAATCAGCAGAACCGTTACCAATTTTCACAGAACCGAAACCAGTATCAGCATAACCGTGATCAGTCCTACCAGAGCCGCAACCAGTACCAGCAGAACTTCGACCAGTCCTACCAGAACCGCAACCAATACCAGCAAAGCCGCAACCAATACCAGCAGAGCCGCAACCAATACCAGCAGAACTTCGACCAGTCCTACCAGAACCGTGACCAATACCAGCAGAGCCGCAACCAGTACCAGCAGAGCCGCAGCCAGTACCAGCAGAGCCGCAACCAGTACCAGCAGAGCCGCAACCAGGACCAGCAGAACTTCGACCAGTCCTACCAGAACCGCAACCAATACCAGCAGAATCGCAACCAATACCAACAGAACCGCGACCAAAGCCTTTCCACCCTCAACAACAACCTCAGGTACAACTTCCAGCGTTATGGAACCAACCGCTTCAATCAGAACCTGAACCGCCCTTCGCCCAGCCTCTACAGCCAGAACCAAAACTACCTTCTGGCTCGTTATGGATCCGGTTCCCAGAACCAATACAACAACCGCGTCTACAACCAGTACAACAGCCAACAGAACAGGAACCAGCAGAACCAAGGTTATTCTCCCATCAGCGTGGTTCTCGCACCCTCAAGGAACTAG
- the LOC113811723 gene encoding putative uncharacterized protein DDB_G0271606 — MKLTLAILLCVGAVTRVGAQDGSYMLDSRGVEVEQGLQPSPQLFQNHQAFSQAFKERSEEMALQYSLGQVEYNDPNPEYAWAYEVDAKSTGDMKSAREERRGDVVVGQYSVMDPDGSLRVVDYSVAPGTGFQATVRKEYAGEAFQGQEQRLQAQARQYSAIQQGTDYQQNRGQYSQNRYENQQNRGQYSQNYNEYQQNRNQYQYSQRRNQNLENTRQYSQNRNQYQQNRDQYQRNRFQSSQYSDYQQDRYQKQQNSEYQLNPIQYSQKLNEYRQDRNQYQTHNQYQQNRNQYQQNRNQYQQNRDQYQQNSNQYQQNFDQSYQNRNQYQQNRNQYQQNRNQYQQNRNQYQQDRDQSYQNRNQYQQSRNQYQQNFDQSYQNRNQYQQNRNQYQQNRNQYQQNRDQSLSTRNNNLRYNFQRYGTNRFNQNLNRPSPSLYSQNQNYLLARYGSGSQSQYNNRVYNQYNNQQSRNQQSQGYSPISVVLASSRNCWLESRLPEMRAVMTFVNSLIFETSRAGWAEPLLGYIKRRRRRRRISLVSLTTMKLALAILLCVSAALRVGAQDGSYMLDSRGVEVEQGLQPSPQLFQNHQAFSQAFKERSEEMALQYSLGQVEYNDPNPEYAWAYEVDARSTGDMKSAREERRGDVVVGQYSVMDPDGSLRVVDYSVAPGTGFQATVRKEYVGEAFQGQEQRLQAQARQYSAIQQGTDYQQNFGQYSQNRNRYQQNGEQFSQNYNEYQQNRNQYQYSQSRNQNLENTRQYSQNRNQYQQNRDQYQRNRFQSSQYSNDYQQNRYQNQQRNNEYQLNPIQYSQNLNEYRQDSNQFQNRNRNQYSQNFNAYQNRDQSYQNRNQYQQNFDQTYQNRNQYQQNRNQYQQNRNQYQQNRDQSYQNRNQYQQNRNQYQQNRDQSLSTRNNNLRYNFQRYGTNRFNQNLNRPSPSLYSQNQNYLLARYGSGSQSQYSNQYNNRVYNQYNNQQSRNQQNQGYSPISVVLASSRN, encoded by the exons ATGAAG CTGACACTGGCGATATTACTGTGTGTGGGCGCTGTCACACGGGTGGGGGCGCAGGATGGCTCCTATATGCTGGATTCACGAGGCGTGGAGGTGGAGCAGGGACTCCAGCCTTCCCCACAACTCTTCCAGAACCACCAGGCCTTCTCCCAAGCCTTCAAAGAGCGCTCCGAAGAGATGGCCCTGCAATACAGTCTTGGCCAAGTCGAATACAACGATCCT AATCCAGAGTACGCTTGGGCTTACGAGGTCGACGCCAAATCGACCGGGGACATGAAGTCTGCCCGAGAGGAACGTCGAGGTGACGTGGTCGTGGGTCAGTACTCGGTCATGGACCCCGACGGCTCTCTGCGCGTGGTCGACTACTCGGTGGCTCCCGGCACAGGCTTCCAGGCCACCGTCCGCAAGGAGTACGCAGGCGAGGCTTTCCAGGGACAGGAGCAGAGGCTGCAGGCTCAGGCCAGGCAGTACAGTGCTATCCAACAGGGAACCGACTACCAACAGAACCGAGGGCAATACTCGCAGAACCGCTACGAGAACCAACAAAACCGTGGCCAGTACTCACAAAACTACAATGAGTATCAACAGAACCGCAACCAGTATCAGTACTCACAAAGACGCAACCAGAACCTGGAAAACACTAGACAATATTCCCAGAACCGCAATCAGTATCAACAGAACCGCGATCAGTATCAGCGAAACCGCTTCCAATCCTCCCAGTACAGCGATTACCAACAGGACCGTTATCAGAAGCAGCAGAACAGTGAGTACCAGCTAAACCCCATTCAGTATTCTCAGAAGCTCAACGAGTACCGACAGGACCGCAATCAATACCAAACCCACAACCAGTACCAGCAGAACAGGAACCAGTACCAGCAGAACAGGAACCAGTACCAGCAGAACCGCGACCAGTATCAGCAGAACAGCAATCAGTACCAGCAGAACTTCGATCAGTCTTACCAGAATCGCAACCAATACCAGCAGAACCGCAACCAATACCAGCAGAACCGCAACCAATACCAGCAGAACCGCAACCAGTACCAGCAGGACCGTGACCAATCCTACCAGAATCGCAACCAATACCAGCAGAGCCGCAACCAGTACCAGCAGAACTTCGACCAGTCCTACCAGAATCGCAACCAATACCAACAGAACCGCAACCAATACCAGCAGAATCGCAATCAATACCAGCAGAACCGCGACCAAAGCCTTTCCACCCGCAACAACAACCTCAGGTACAACTTCCAGCGTTATGGAACCAACCGCTTCAATCAGAACCTGAACCGCCCTTCGCCCAGCCTCTACAGCCAGAACCAAAACTACCTTCTGGCTCGCTATGGATCCGGTTCTCAGAGCCAGTACAACAACCGCGTCTACAACCAGTACAATAACCAACAGAGCAGGAACCAGCAGAGCCAAGGTTACTCTCCCATCAGCGTGGTTCTCGCATCCTCAAGGAACT GCTGGCTAGAATCCAGACTgccagagatgcgagctgtaatgactttcgtgaacagttt GATATTCGAGACGTCGAGGGCGGGGTGGGCGGAGCCACTGCTTGGCTATATAAAGCGTCGACGTCGACGTCGCCGCATCAGCCTCGTATCCCTCACCACCATGAAG CTAGCACTGGCGATATTACTGTGTGTGAGCGCTGCCCTAAGGGTGGGGGCGCAGGATGGATCCTATATGCTGGATTCACGAGGCGTGGAGGTGGAGCAGGGACTCCAGCCTTCCCCACAACTCTTCCAGAACCACCAGGCCTTCTCCCAAGCCTTCAAAGAGCGCTCCGAAGAGATGGCCCTGCAGTACAGTCTTGGCCAAGTCGAGTACAATGATCCT AATCCAGAGTACGCTTGGGCTTACGAGGTCGACGCCAGATCGACTGGGGACATGAAGTCTGCCCGAGAGGAACGTCGAGGTGACGTGGTCGTGGGTCAGTACTCGGTCATGGACCCCGACGGCTCTCTGCGCGTGGTCGACTACTCGGTGGCTCCCGGCACAGGCTTCCAGGCCACCGTCCGCAAGGAGTACGTAGGCGAGGCTTTCCAGGGGCAGGAGCAGAGGCTGCAGGCTCAGGCCAGGCAGTACAGTGCTATCCAACAGGGAACTGACTACCAACAGAACTTTGGACAGTACTCACAGAACCGCAACCGGTACCAACAAAACGGTGAGCAGTTCTCACAGAACTACAATGAGTACCAACAGAACCGCAACCAGTACCAGTACTCACAAAGCCGCAACCAGAACCTGGAAAACACTAGACAATATTCCCAGAACCGCAATCAGTATCAACAGAACCGCGATCAGTATCAGCGAAACCGCTTCCAATCCTCTCAGTACAGCAACGATTACCAGCAGAACCGCTATCAGAACCAGCAGAGGAACAATGAGTACCAGCTGAACCCTATTCAATATTCTCAGAACCTCAACGAGTACCGACAGGACAGCAATCAGTTCCAGAACCGTAATCGCAATCAGTACTCTCAGAATTTTAATGCATACCAGAACCGCGACCAGTCCTACCAGAATCGCAACCAATACCAGCAGAACTTCGACCAGACCTACCAGAACCGCAACCAGTACCAGCAGAACCGCAACCAATACCAGCAGAACCGCAACCAGTACCAGCAGAACCGCGATCAGTCCTACCAGAATCGCAACCAATACCAACAGAACCGCAACCAGTACCAGCAGAACCGCGACCAAAGCCTTTCCACCCGCAACAACAACCTCAGGTACAACTTCCAGCGTTATGGAACCAACCGCTTCAATCAGAACCTGAACCGCCCTTCGCCCAGCCTCTACAGCCAGAACCAAAACTACCTTCTGGCTCGCTATGGATCCGGCTCTCAGAGCCAGTACAGCAACCAGTACAACAACCGCGTCTACAACCAGTACAATAACCAACAGAGCAGGAACCAGCAGAACCAAGGTTACTCTCCCATCAGCGTGGTTCTCGCATCCTCAAGGAACTAA
- the LOC113811716 gene encoding protein kinase 4, with amino-acid sequence MKLVATILVCVSVVSRAWAQDGSFILDSRGVEVEQGLQPSVELFQNHQAFSEAFQERAEELATQYSLGQVEYNDPNPEYTWAYEVDARSTGDMKSAREERRGDVVVGQYSVMDPDGSLRVVDYSVAPGTGFQATVRKDLSDGTSQTSRGQLQQYSRYDLQNQQRDNSQSQFRSEFENQSNRQQFQSQLNRQQFQNQQSNSQQFQNQQSNRQQFQSQLNRQQFQSQLNRQQFQNQQSTRQQFQNQLNRQQFQSQLNRQEFQNQQTNRQQFQNQLNRQEYQNQQSNRQQFQNQLNRQEEYKNQQSNRQQFQNRLNSQQFQNQQSNRQQYQNQVNRQQFQNQLNRQEFQNRANNALQFSTQSERRQSQNGRQQFQSQTARQQSQLTPELNTAPGSGVLLKSALARASNYNQRFNENLLSGQNQNSRFAGQARYTERYGSSLNQYAQNRDQYNQNSNQYSQSNNENRSQRRPYSNDQFSRDRYQSNQQGQYNSRTQFNNEDQYTTQNQYTRQNQYNQKQTTRQNQYTTQNRYNSQNQYNENQYTRQYQSNQNQYNNQNQFNSQNRYTNERTSQSSNSQNYYPISVVLA; translated from the exons ATGAAG CTGGTTGCAACAATCCTGGTATGTGTGAGCGTGGTCTCGCGAGCGTGGGCGCAGGATGGCTCCTTCATCCTGGATTCACGGGGCGTGGAGGTGGAGCAGGGACTCCAGCCTTCCGTCGAACTCTTCCAGAACCACCAAGCCTTCTCCGAGGCTTTTCAAGAACGTGCTGAAGAACTAGCAACACAATACAGCCTTGGCCAAGTCGAATACAATGATCCT AACCCAGAGTATACTTGGGCTTATGAGGTCGACGCCAGATCGACCGGGGACATGAAGTCTGCCCGAGAGGAACGTCGAGGTGACGTGGTCGTGGGTCAGTACTCGGTCATGGACCCCGACGGCTCTCTGCGCGTGGTCGACTACTCGGTGGCTCCCGGCACAGGCTTCCAGGCCACCGTCCGCAAGGACCTTTCTGACGGTACGAGCCAGACAAGCCGTGGTCAGCTTCAGCAATACAGCCGATACGATTTGCAGAACCAACAGCGTGACAACAGCCAGAGCCAGTTCCGCAGTGAATTCGAGAATCAGAGTAACCGCCAGCAATTCCAAAGCCAGCTGAACCGCCAGCAGTTCCAGAACCAGCAGAGTAACAGCCAGCAGTTCCAGAACCAGCAGAGTAACCGCCAGCAGTTCCAAAGCCAGCTGAACCGCCAGCAGTTCCAGAGCCAGCTGAACCGCCAGCAGTTCCAGAACCAGCAGAGTACTCGCCAACAGTTCCAAAACCAACTGAACCGCCAGCAATTCCAGAGCCAACTAAATCGTCAGGAATTCCAGAACCAGCAAACTAACCGCCAGCAGTTCCAGAACCAACTGAATCGCCAGGAATACCAGAACCAGCAAAGTAACCGCCAACAGTTCCAAAATCAACTGAACCGCCAGGAGGAATACAAGAACCAACAAAGTAACCGCCAACAGTTCCAGAACAGACTGAACAGCCAACAGTTCCAGAACCAGCAGAGTAATCGCCAACAATACCAGAACCAAGTGAACCGCCAGCAGTTCCAGAACCAACTGAATCGTCAGGAATTCCAGAACCGAGCAAACAATGCTTTGCAGTTTTCGACTCAGTCAGAACGTCGTCAGTCGCAAAACGGTCGCCAGCAGTTCCAGAGCCAGACCGCCAGACAGCAATCTCAGCTCACTCCCGAACTGAACACCGCGCCTGGTTCCGGAGTCCTCCTCAAGAGCGCCCTCGCCAGAGCCAGTAACTACAACCAGCGTTTCAACGAGAATCTGCTGAGCGGACAGAACCAGAACAGCCGATTCGCTGGTCAGGCGCGATACACCGAGAGATATGGCAGCAGCCTCAATCAGTACGCCCAAAACCGGGATCAGTACAACCAGAATTCCAACCAGTACAGCCAGAGCAACAATGAGAACCGCAGCCAAAGAAGGCCGTATTCCAATGACCAGTTCAGCCGTGACCGCTACCAGAGCAACCAGCAGGGTCAATACAACAGTCGAACCCAGTTCAACAACGAGGACCAATACACTACACAGAACCAATACACCAGACAGAACCAGTACAACCAGAAGCAAACCACCAGGCAGAACCAGTACACAACCCAGAACCGGTACAACAGTCAGAATCAGTACAACGAGAACCAATACACTAGGCAATACCAGAGCAACCAGAACCAGTACAACAATCAGAACCAGTTCAACAGCCAGAACCGGTACACTAACGAGCGCACTTCCCAGTCGTCTAACTCCCAGAACTACTACCCTATCAGCGTCGTCTTGGCCTAG
- the LOC113811722 gene encoding zinc finger Y-chromosomal protein 2, translated as MEKRESVAIKTELTEESGREANKRTSNAAAGVRKRDFDSVTGTRPKLSVRTDFGNVANSEQQSGEFHRPSASLSDTARRPEDVDPNYALGFQRYIELLHRLARIQEPRLDCVPPVMSWPWVVPSVAQMYQMQGMFPPYVMLPPYPSPYTEYPSPQDEVRSTPSPVSSEEALSPPAKIRKYDNEVRNSRPGPSHQETKTAPAMLTKVSEVHEDKPAVNAGAATPSLDTQRQQNSAGLDRVTSVPRQTSRRSADPESSTERDYECGQCRMRTRSHHGLKRHLNSHGDALPTRPAVCARCRQQFLNVFDLYFHVLSHYKGDDNNNGDSEKTQDVPQATVKDDDHFPCDKAAKKSLPRLFECGECRLRVRSYCGLRRHFKKHPSLGPLPAVCGVCKTAFPNTVQLHEHMLGHYGVVPKVVNGQLKRLACQFCSETFVSADVFSRHLLSHERGAALPSPTK; from the exons atggagaaaagagaaagtgttgCTATTAAGACCGAACTCACGGAGGAATCTGGCCGTGAAGCGAACAAACGGACATCTAATGCTGCTGCAGGTGTCAGGAAGAGAGATTTTGACAGTGTGACTGGCACTCGACCCAAGCTCTCTGTGCGCACGGATTTTGGCAATGTCGCAAATTCGGAGCAACAATCCGGTGAATTTCACCGACCTAGCGCTTCGCTTTCCGATACCGCGAGGCGACCGGAAGATGTTGATCCTAACTATGCATTGGGCTTTCAGCGTTATATAGAACTAC TTCATCGACTGGCAAGAATTCAAGAACCTCGCCTGGACTGTGTGCCCCCAGTCATGTCGTGGCCGTGGGTCGTGCCTTCTGTGGCCCAGATGTACCAGATGCAAGGGATGTTTCCCCCGTACGTCATGCTTCCTCCATATCCTTCACCGTACACGGAATATCCTTCGCCACAAGATGAAGTCAGGTCCACTCCGTCTCCCGTGAGTTCTGAAGAGGCCCTATCTCCGCCTGCCAAGATCAGAAAATACGATAATGAAGTTCGCAATAGCCGTCCTGGCCCCTCTCACCAGGAGACAAAGACCGCACCTGCTATGCTCACCAAAGTCTCTGAAGTGCACGAGGATAAGCCAGCAGTCAATGCAGGAGCAGCCACCCCTTCTCTCGACACGCAACGTCAGCAGAACAGCGCAGGACTAGACCGTGTCACAAGCGTTCCCCGACAGACGAGCAGGCGCTCCGCTGACCCGGAGTCTTCCACCGAGCGGGATTATGAGTGTGGTCAGTGCAGGATGCGCACGCGCTCTCACCATGGCCTGAAGAGGCACTTGAACAGCCACGGTGATGCCCTTCCCACTCGGCCCGCTGTTTGTGCCAGATGCAGACAGCAGTTCTTGAACGTCTTCGATTTGTACTTTCACGTGCTGTCCCACTACAAAGGTGACGACAACAACAATGGCGATTCAGAGAAGACACAGGATGTTCCGCAGGCGACCGTAAAAGACGACGATCACTTCCCTTGCGACAAAGCTGCCAAGAAGTCACTTCCTCGATTATTCGAGTGCGGCGAGTGTCGCCTGAGAGTCCGGTCATATTGTGGACTGCGCAGGCACTTCAAGAAACACCCTAGTCTTGGCCCTCTCCCTGCAGTGTGCGGCGTGTGCAAAACGGCGTTCCCCAACACAGTGCAGCTGCACGAACACATGCTGGGTCACTATGGCGTCGTTCCTAAGGTAGTCAACGGGCAATTGAAGCGACTCGCGTGCCAATTCTGCAGCGAAACCTTCGTCAGCGCCGACGTGTTCTCCCGGCACCTCCTGTCCCACGAGCGAGGAGCGGCCCTTCCCTCGCCAACGAAATAA